A genomic segment from Pelobates fuscus isolate aPelFus1 chromosome 7, aPelFus1.pri, whole genome shotgun sequence encodes:
- the NASP gene encoding nuclear autoantigenic sperm protein: MAEETVSVPTESSKPEAVDAPSTSSDKVAVEDVECEAKKLMGAGHRNLVMKDIKSAVAAFQEASSLLAKKYGDTADECADAFFSYGISLLELARMENGVLGNALEGIPEEEEEEDTKEDPNIPSAENIDDKEREQLREQVYDAMAEEEKPADKPEKEGKENCEKTTNSKANECDGKSEDKMEECDVEGEKQGECSVKPTENDKTDLETKDEPEGDHMEEGEKPAAASSKGPVEKENTEVKNTDSKSESKSEASKTECSDQAVEEKDVLKDEGKDSKDEGKDSKDEGKDSKDEGKDSKDEGKDSKDEGKDSKDEGKDSKDEGKDSKDEGKDSKDEGKDAVAPETSEEKQSVQTEEEKPDEVSEMEETASKDQSGDQEEETEEQMEGEDGEDSVENEETEEKENEEDDVGNLQLAWEMLDLSKIIFRRKETKEAQLKAAQAHLKLGEVSVESENYSQAVEDFLACLKIQQEHLEAHNRLLAETHYQLGLAYQYNCKHEDAISHFNKSIDVISGRITVLSGKIEAATEPDAEIEELKNLLPDIKEKIEDSKEAQKTAIATEIALKETLAGGSSGFSSKENGSTSTSMDKNSSDCTVPVQNCVSDISHLVRKKRKPEEESPLKDSEAKKAKPDLVENGDGSEDAVVPTNEEAEKAEEAGQIPMETAAVESSA; encoded by the exons ATGGCCGAGGAGACCGTATCCGTGCCTACCGAGTCCTCCAA GCCTGAAGCTGTAGATGCTCCTTCAACATCGTCTGACAAAGTTGCTGT GGAGGATGTGGAATGTGAAGCCAAAAAGCTTATGGGTGCAGGTCACAGAAACTTGGTGATGAAGGATATAAAGTCAGCAGTTGCTGCTTTTCAAGAAGCCAGCAGCCTATT AGCTAAGAAATATGGGGATACAGCTGATGAATGTGCTGATGCCTTCTTCTCGTATGGAATTAGTCTCCTTGAACTGGCCCG GATGGAGAATGGTGTGTTGGGTAATGCCTTGGAAGGAAtaccagaggaggaggaagaagaagatACGAAAGAGGATCCAAATATTCCAAGTGCAGAGAACATAGATG ACAAAGAAAGGGAGCAGTTGAGAGAGCAGGTATATGACGCTATGGCAGAAGAAGAGAAGCCTGCAGATAAACCAGAGAAGGAAGGGAAGGAAAATTGTGAGAAAACAACAAACTCAAAAGCGAATGAGTGTGATGGGAAATCTGAAGATAAAATGGAGGAATGTGATGTGGAGGGTGAAAAGCAGGGGGAATGCAGTGTGAAACCCACTGAAAATGATAAAACTGATTTGGAGACTAAAGATGAGCCTGAAGGTGATCACATGGAAGAGGGTGAAAAGCCAGCTGCAGCATCTTCCAAAGGTCCTGTGGAAAAGGAAAATACTGAAGTGAAAAACACTGATTCAAAGAGTGAATCCAAAAGTGAAGCCTCTAAAACTGAATGCAGTGATCAAGCAGTAGAAGAAAAGGATGTTTTAAAGGATGAAGGGAAAGATTCAAAGGATGAAGGGAAAGATTCAAAGGATGAAGGGAAAGATTCAAAGGATGAAGGGAAAGATTCAAAGGATGAAGGGAAAGATTCAAAGGATGAAGGGAAAGATTCAAAGGATGAAGGGAAAGATTCAAAGGATGAAGGGAAAGATTCAAAGGATGAAGGGAAAGATTCAAAGGATGAAGGGAAAGATGCTGTTGCTCCTGAAACATCTGAAGAGAAGCAAAGTGTCCAAACAGAGGAAGAAAAACCAGATGAAGTGTCTGAGATGGAGGAAACTGCTTCAAAAGATCAATCTGgagatcaagaggaagaaacagAAGAACAAATGGAAGGTGAAG ATGGTGAAGACTCTGTAGAAAATGAGGAAACCGAAGAGAAG gaaaatgAGGAAGATGATGTTGGTAACCTGCAGCTGGCGTGGGAAATGCTGGACCTGTCAAAGATAATCTTTAGAAG GAAAGAAACTAAAGAAGCTCAGTTAAAAGCAGCACAAGCACATCTGAAACTCGGAGAAGTTAGTGTTGAGTCAG AAAACTACTCCCAGGCAGTAGAAGACTTCTTGGCCTGTCTGAAGATACAGCAAGAGCACCTTGAAGCTCACAACCGCCTCCTTGCAGAAACTCACTACCAGCTAGGTTTGGCTTATCAGTACAACTGCAAACATGAGGATGCAATATCACACTTCAATAAATCAATCGATGTCATTTCAGGAAGAATAA CTGTGCTCTCAGGGAAAATAGAAGCGGCCACAGAGCCAGATGCTGAAATTGAAGAGTTGAAAAACCTGCTCCCTGATATCAAAGAAAAGATTGAAGACTCAAAGGAAGCTCAGAAAACTGCTATAGCAACAGAAATtgcccttaaagagacactg GCTGGAGGTTCTTCAGGATTTTCTTCTAAAGAGAATGGAAGCACTTCA ACATCCATGGACAAAAATAGCAGTGACTGCACTGTACCTGTTCAAAACTGTGTGTCTGATATTTCTCATCTTGTGAGGAAAAAG AGAAAACCTGAAGAGGAAAGTCCACTAAAAGACAGTGAAGCAAAGAAAGCTAAACCAGATCTGGTTGAAAATGGAGATGGGAGTGAAGATGCAGTAGTACCTACAAATGAAGAAGCAGAGAAAGCTGAAGAG GCTGGACAGATACCCATGGAAACGGCAGCTGTGGAGAGTTCTGCATGA